One part of the Lycium ferocissimum isolate CSIRO_LF1 chromosome 8, AGI_CSIRO_Lferr_CH_V1, whole genome shotgun sequence genome encodes these proteins:
- the LOC132066472 gene encoding uncharacterized protein LOC132066472 has translation MHVNRSQGLALEVAQLTGFSRDDFPFKYLGCPIFHTRKKKMYYNDLIKKVKDNLQNWKGKLMSFGGKAVLIKSVLQSMPMYLLSAMVPKKYTIQELHRIFARFYWSSMEEKRNSYGGDSGLVAHYGPYSCGTNIARNRFQFWLNGKEDHNCGKESLEARDEMEQHIWWETKNGSSSLWFDNWTRLGPLITLLPVGYQVNEDLEDVDVVLS, from the exons ATGCACGTAAACCGGTCTCAAGGTTTAGCATTAGAAGTAGCTCAGCTTACTGGTTTTTCCAGAGATGACTTCCCATTCAAATACTTGGGATGTCCTATCTTCCatacaagaaagaagaagatgtATTATAATGATTTGATCAAAAAAGTGAAGGACAATTTACAAAACTGGAAAGGAAAATTGATGTCATTTGGTGGTAAAGCGGTGCTCATAAAGAGTGTTCTTCAAAGCATGCCTATGTATTTACTTTCAGCAATGGTTCCCAAAAAATACACTATCCAAGAGCTGCATAGAATATTTGCTAGATTCTATTGGAGCAGCATGGAGGAGAAGAGGAATAG CTATGGTGGAGATTCAGGACTAGTTGCACACTATGGTCCATATTCATGTGGAACAAATATTGCAAGAAACAGATTCCAATTCTGGTTAAATGGAAAGGAGGATCACAATTGTGGAAAAGAATCTTTGGAAGCTAGAGATGAAATGGAACAACACATTTGGTGGGAAACAAAAAATGGTTCATCTAGTCTATGGTTTGACAACTGGACTAGACTAGGACCATTGATCACACTTTTACCAGTTGGTTATCAGGTCAATGAAGATTTAGAAGATGTGGATGTTGTGTTATCATAA